In Triticum aestivum cultivar Chinese Spring chromosome 5B, IWGSC CS RefSeq v2.1, whole genome shotgun sequence, the following proteins share a genomic window:
- the LOC123113039 gene encoding uncharacterized protein isoform X2 produces MSSCRPPPPRRRLRPRRCTAAAHYRTVKIGDKSCSLQPLVGGPNGLVPCQDDKPRDGGAADGQPQDETRDNRPLIDNNTVQTLSSKDIEAMKREDASGDSIVEALIANGSTFGNKTVFSEKYKLKEQNKYAPKVLLRRPSTRRFM; encoded by the exons ATGTCCAG CTGCCGACCCCCTCCTCCACGGCGGCGCCTTCGTCCCCGGCGATGCACGGCAGCAGCCCACTACAG GACGGTGAAGATAGGGGACAAGAGCTGCTCGCTGCAGCCGCTTGTCGGCGGCCCCAACGGCCTCGTCCCCTGCCAAG ATGATAAGCCGCGAGATGGCGGTGCCGCCGATGGCCAGCCGCAGGACGAGACCAGGGACAATAGGCCCCTGATCGACAATAACACCGTGCAGACGCTGTCCAGCAAGGACatcgaggcgatgaagcg GGAGGATGCCAGCGGTGACTCCATCGTGGAGGCTTTGATAGCAAATGGCTCCACATTTGGAAATAAGACAGTGTTCTCAGAG AAATACAAGCTGAAGGAACAAAACAAATATGCGCCTAAAGTGCTTTTGCGGCGCCCCTCTACCCGAAG GTTTATGTGA
- the LOC123113039 gene encoding uncharacterized protein isoform X1: MRSGRPRHVQRHCPLDTSPAPAADPLLHGGAFVPGDARQQPTTGGREQWIRRTVKIGDKSCSLQPLVGGPNGLVPCQDDKPRDGGAADGQPQDETRDNRPLIDNNTVQTLSSKDIEAMKREDASGDSIVEALIANGSTFGNKTVFSEKYKLKEQNKYAPKVLLRRPSTRRFM; the protein is encoded by the exons ATGAGAAGCGGACGTCCGAGGCATGTCCAG CGCCACTGCCCGCTCGATACGTCCCCCGCCCCAGCTGCCGACCCCCTCCTCCACGGCGGCGCCTTCGTCCCCGGCGATGCACGGCAGCAGCCCACTACAG GAGGGAGGGAGCAATGGATAAGAAG GACGGTGAAGATAGGGGACAAGAGCTGCTCGCTGCAGCCGCTTGTCGGCGGCCCCAACGGCCTCGTCCCCTGCCAAG ATGATAAGCCGCGAGATGGCGGTGCCGCCGATGGCCAGCCGCAGGACGAGACCAGGGACAATAGGCCCCTGATCGACAATAACACCGTGCAGACGCTGTCCAGCAAGGACatcgaggcgatgaagcg GGAGGATGCCAGCGGTGACTCCATCGTGGAGGCTTTGATAGCAAATGGCTCCACATTTGGAAATAAGACAGTGTTCTCAGAG AAATACAAGCTGAAGGAACAAAACAAATATGCGCCTAAAGTGCTTTTGCGGCGCCCCTCTACCCGAAG GTTTATGTGA
- the LOC123116827 gene encoding RING-H2 finger protein ATL80-like, producing the protein MPRHLLQQPVDRLAAMAAAPAAVAGSGTSLRTETLLILAAVLCFLLCVVGLAMVARCSRMCNPSAFSVEPPGAMAKAPCEGMEKKALESLPTVSWQPESSKEVDEDEPERPECAICLAAFARGDEVRVLPRCGHGFHAACVDVWLPSSSTCPSCRRALVVAAAQSPAATESPPPQTSRPRLPAQ; encoded by the coding sequence ATGCCGCGCCACCTGCTGCAGCAGCCCGTCGACCGCCTGGCCGCGATGGCCGCCGCGCCGGCCGCGGTTGCCGGCAGTGGGACGAGCCTGCGCACGGAAACGCTGCTCATCCTGGCGGCGGTGCTCTGCTTCCTGCTCTGCGTGGTCGGGCTGGCCATGGTCGCGCGCTGCTCCCGCATGTGCAATCCCTCCGCCTTCTCCGTCGAACCGCCGGGCGCAATGGCCAAGGCGCCGTGCGAGGGGATGGAAAAAAAGGCGCTGGAGTCGCTGCCGACCGTGTCGTGGCAGCCGGAGTCGAGCAAGGAGGTGGACGAGGACGAGCCGGAGCGGCCGGAATGCGCCATCTGCCTGGCGGCGTTCGCACGCGGCGACGAGGTGCGCGTGCTCCCGCGCTGCGGCCACGGCTTCCACGCCGCCTGCGTCGACGTGTGGCTCCCCTCCAGCTCCACCTGCCCCTCCTGCCGCCGCGCCCTCGTCGTCGCGGCCGCCCAATCGCCGGCAGCCACCGAGTCGCCCCCTCCTCAGACGAGCAGGCCTCGGCTGCCGGCACAGTAG
- the LOC123113038 gene encoding probable E3 ubiquitin-protein ligase ATL44 codes for MPRHLLQQSVDRLAAMAAPPAAAMAGGATSAHTDTVLIVIAVLCFLLCVVGLAMVARCSLLCNPSAFSVDGPAAKAPCGGLEKKALESLPTVSWRPEQREVDEEEGERPECAICLAEFARGDEVRVLPHCGHGFHAACVDVWLLSSSTCPSCRRALVVVSPAPPTTHPPAGATTCCGVAGRCRPSAS; via the coding sequence ATGCCGCGCCACCTGCTGCAGCAGTCCGTCGACCGCCTGGCCGCGATGGCCGCGCCGCCGGCGGCCGCCATGGCCGGCGGGGCGACGAGCGCGCACACGGACACGGTCCTAATCGTGATCGCGGTGCTCTGCTTCCTGCTGTGCGTGGTCGGGCTGGCCATGGTCGCGCGCTGCTCCCTGCTCTGCAACCCCTCCGCCTTCTCCGTCGACGGGCCGGCGGCCAAGGCGCCGTGCGGTGGCCTCGAGAAGAAGGCGCTGGAGTCGCTGCCGACCGTGTCGTGGCGGCCGGAACAGAGGGAGGTggacgaggaggagggggagcggccggAGTGCGCCATCTGCCTGGCGGAGTTCGCGCGCGGCGACGAGGTGCGCGTGCTCCCGCACTGCGGCCACGGCTTCCATGCCGCCTGCGTCGACGTGTGGCTCCTCTCCAGCTCCACCTGCCCGTCCTGCCGCCGCGCCCTCGTCGTCGTGTCGCCGGCGCCGCCAACCACCCATCCTCCCGCGGGTGCGACGACGTGCTGTGGCGTGGCAGGCCGCTGCCGGCCGTCGGCATCGTAG